The following are encoded together in the Pectobacterium punjabense genome:
- a CDS encoding CitMHS family transporter → MLALIGVLTIATLLFFIMTKRMSPLVALIVIPVLGALAAGSGTDTAKYVVDGITKLAPMAAMFVFAIAFFGVVTDAGMFDPIIKGILRMVGTNPVKIIIGTGVLALIAHLDGNGAVTFLITIPAMLPLFNKLGMDKRILVGITALSAGVNFLPWTGPMIRAAAALNTTTHDLFIPLIPAQLCGLTFMVLMGYYWGKKEEKRLGLASGNPLAGGTQSITAEAHVKELTDAEKALRRPKMFWVNIALVLAVIGTMVFTKISPTVAFMIALTLALMFNYPNVEMQKERINAHAKAALMMASILFAAGAFTGIMSGTGMLKAMSLSAVSFVPESFASHIPFIVGLISMPLSLVFDPDSYYFGIMPVIAHTVDMLGVPPIQVAQASVLGQMTTGFPVSPLTPATFLLVSLAGVDLADHQKFSIPVLWAASVIMTFACVIFGVFPL, encoded by the coding sequence ATGCTGGCTCTCATCGGGGTGCTAACCATAGCCACCCTGCTCTTTTTTATCATGACCAAGCGAATGTCGCCTTTGGTGGCGCTCATCGTTATTCCGGTTCTCGGTGCGCTCGCCGCAGGCAGCGGCACCGATACTGCGAAATACGTGGTGGACGGTATCACCAAACTAGCACCGATGGCAGCGATGTTTGTTTTTGCCATCGCCTTCTTCGGTGTGGTAACCGATGCCGGTATGTTTGATCCTATTATCAAAGGGATCTTACGCATGGTCGGCACCAACCCGGTAAAAATTATTATCGGTACCGGCGTGTTGGCACTGATTGCACACCTGGACGGTAACGGTGCCGTCACCTTCCTGATCACCATTCCCGCGATGCTGCCGCTGTTTAATAAGCTCGGCATGGATAAACGCATCCTGGTCGGCATTACCGCACTCAGCGCGGGGGTTAACTTCCTGCCGTGGACCGGGCCGATGATCCGTGCCGCCGCCGCGTTGAACACCACCACGCACGATCTGTTTATTCCCCTCATCCCAGCGCAACTTTGCGGCCTGACCTTCATGGTGCTCATGGGCTATTACTGGGGTAAGAAAGAAGAGAAGCGTCTGGGGCTGGCATCGGGTAATCCGCTGGCAGGTGGTACGCAATCCATCACCGCGGAAGCGCATGTGAAAGAGCTGACCGATGCGGAAAAAGCGCTGCGCCGCCCAAAAATGTTCTGGGTCAACATTGCGCTGGTGCTTGCCGTTATCGGCACCATGGTGTTTACCAAAATTTCACCGACGGTCGCCTTTATGATCGCCCTGACGCTGGCGTTGATGTTCAACTACCCCAACGTTGAAATGCAGAAGGAACGCATTAATGCCCATGCGAAAGCGGCGCTGATGATGGCTAGCATCCTGTTCGCAGCGGGTGCTTTCACCGGCATCATGAGCGGTACTGGCATGCTGAAAGCCATGTCGCTCTCGGCGGTCAGCTTTGTGCCAGAATCTTTTGCCTCCCACATTCCGTTTATCGTCGGCCTGATCTCCATGCCGCTGAGCCTGGTGTTTGACCCGGACTCGTACTACTTCGGCATCATGCCAGTCATTGCCCACACAGTGGACATGTTAGGCGTACCACCGATTCAGGTCGCACAGGCTTCCGTATTAGGACAGATGACCACCGGCTTCCCGGTTAGTCCGCTGACGCCAGCCACCTTCCTGCTGGTCAGCCTTGCGGGTGTCGATCTCGCCGACCACCAGAAATTCTCTATCCCTGTGCTCTGGGCCGCTAGCGTCATCATGACGTTCGCCTGCGTCATCTTCGGGGTCTTCCCCTTGTAG
- a CDS encoding LysR family transcriptional regulator: MNLSIKQLRAFIALTETDNFTRAAQKINLSQPAFSSLIAGLEEEVGYRLFDRDTRKVQLNADGLHFIDIARRLVQTHDDAVGEIKSYATGYKGKIVLAVLPSMAVEWLPQVLAQYHRAYPKIKVELLDTQWDRCLKAVLDGRADLALTAGQPSPGTFSSRMLFADSFYLICQNSHPLAQRDSVDVADVAQYPFVGFCKGTSIRQYTDQLIEPEGFNYVLEVRQLTTMMGLVAANYGVSIVTGLTLFQFQHKDIAIISFRDLSLQRGIYLVTDKERQLSVCAKEFYDFLLERAESFVPAA, encoded by the coding sequence ATGAACTTATCGATAAAACAATTACGCGCCTTTATCGCACTGACTGAAACTGATAATTTCACGCGTGCCGCTCAGAAAATAAATCTCTCTCAGCCTGCATTTAGTTCATTAATTGCCGGGTTAGAGGAAGAAGTCGGCTATCGACTATTTGACCGTGATACACGTAAAGTGCAACTCAATGCCGATGGTCTCCATTTCATTGACATTGCCCGTCGGCTGGTGCAAACCCATGATGATGCTGTCGGTGAGATCAAGTCGTATGCTACGGGGTACAAAGGGAAGATTGTGCTGGCGGTATTGCCGTCAATGGCGGTGGAATGGTTGCCTCAGGTGCTGGCGCAATATCATCGTGCTTACCCCAAGATAAAGGTTGAACTGCTGGATACACAGTGGGATCGCTGCCTGAAAGCGGTATTGGATGGACGCGCCGATTTGGCACTGACGGCAGGGCAGCCATCGCCGGGAACGTTCAGCTCTCGCATGCTGTTTGCCGACAGTTTTTACCTGATCTGCCAGAACTCGCACCCGCTAGCGCAGCGCGACAGTGTTGATGTGGCCGATGTGGCGCAATACCCGTTTGTCGGGTTCTGCAAAGGCACCAGCATCCGGCAGTATACCGATCAGCTTATCGAGCCGGAGGGCTTTAACTACGTGCTGGAAGTACGTCAATTGACCACCATGATGGGGCTGGTGGCGGCAAATTATGGCGTGAGTATTGTAACGGGGCTGACGCTGTTCCAGTTCCAGCACAAAGACATTGCGATTATTTCGTTCCGGGATCTATCGTTGCAGCGCGGCATCTATCTGGTGACGGATAAAGAACGGCAACTGTCGGTGTGCGCGAAAGAGTTTTATGATTTTCTTCTGGAGCGGGCGGAAAGTTTTGTTCCCGCCGCGTGA
- a CDS encoding YpfN family protein — MAWLADYWWIILIILIGMLINGIKELRNVDHTRFLLNKPKLPPHRDNNDKWDNEDDDWPQKKP, encoded by the coding sequence ATGGCATGGCTGGCTGATTACTGGTGGATAATCCTGATTATCCTGATAGGCATGCTGATTAACGGCATCAAAGAATTGCGCAACGTTGACCATACGCGTTTTCTGCTCAATAAACCGAAATTGCCCCCACATCGTGACAACAACGACAAATGGGACAATGAAGACGACGACTGGCCGCAGAAAAAACCCTGA